GGCAACGCCTGTGGCTTGAATGGCCTCAATAATCAGTGCATTCATCGCATCAGCTGCAGCAGCTCCGGCATCAATATCTTCCGCCTCAATACGTTGGTTTAATCGTTCATCTGAGGTGATGATTTTAATGAGTGCATCCAGGCCAGTGCCTGTTGTGGCTTGATAAGGGTTGTCACGCATGGTCATGCTCCTCTTAAAGGGGGGAACCCCGAGTTTTTATAGGTGTTTAGCTTTCACGAAAGCTCTTATATAGGCTTTGCATCAAAGGTTCAGTCAGGTAAGCCAGTAAGGTTCGGCTACCGGTAAAGATCAGGGTGTCTGCGGCCATTCCTGGTAACAGTTCAATCTCTTCATCCAGTGCTTGCAGGCTCTCTGAACTTAGAGCAATGCGGGCGCGGTAGTAGCTCTGTCCTGAGTTGGGTTCGATGATTAAATCGGCAGAGATACTGCGTACCACACCCTTTAAGCGGGGGAGATTCCGCTGGGGGTAGGCATTCAAGGTGATTTCAGCTTGTAGTCCGGGTTTGACGACATCAACATCGCTCGGATTAATGCGGGCATCGACCAACAAGATCTCCTGTTGGGGAACAATTTCCAAGACAGCATCACCCGGTTTGATCACACCACCATTGGTGGTAAACCGCAGATTAAAAACCCGGCCAGCAACCGGGGCTGTTATGACCGTTCGTTGTAAGATGTCGGAACTATTGGTTAAGCGTGAGGCCAGATCTGCAAGCTGCTGGCGAACTTCTCCAAGCTCCTTGGCGGCTTGGTCCCAGCGGCTGGTTTCCAGGTTAAGAATTTTCATCTCAGTTTCGCCAATACTTTGCTGGGCACGAGCAACAGCGGCTTGTTGGGCGGCTAGATCACCTTCAATTTGGGCACGACTGCGTTGCAGGGCCAATAAGCGGGGACGTTTGCCCAAACCCTTTTCTACGAGCTGGCGAACACCACGGATCTCTTGGCGGATTA
The nucleotide sequence above comes from Magnetococcus sp. PR-3. Encoded proteins:
- a CDS encoding HlyD family type I secretion periplasmic adaptor subunit, which gives rise to MFKRSSEHQTASATLHLKQLIRLPLLGAVLVVVLFFGLLGGWSAQAPIASAAIAPGAISPEGYRRTVQHLEGGIIQHILVEEGEMVFANAPLVVLEDTQAMATYRIQKNRYQALKAMEARLLAESRSQQTMAWNTYDYTEADATLQKDQENLFQARLASHQTQRRILAKRIAQLNQEIVGLEGQIKSKNRQMSLIRQEIRGVRQLVEKGLGKRPRLLALQRSRAQIEGDLAAQQAAVARAQQSIGETEMKILNLETSRWDQAAKELGEVRQQLADLASRLTNSSDILQRTVITAPVAGRVFNLRFTTNGGVIKPGDAVLEIVPQQEILLVDARINPSDVDVVKPGLQAEITLNAYPQRNLPRLKGVVRSISADLIIEPNSGQSYYRARIALSSESLQALDEEIELLPGMAADTLIFTGSRTLLAYLTEPLMQSLYKSFRES